A genomic region of Procambarus clarkii isolate CNS0578487 chromosome 88, FALCON_Pclarkii_2.0, whole genome shotgun sequence contains the following coding sequences:
- the LOC123745804 gene encoding pneumococcal serine-rich repeat protein isoform X2, translating into MRIQIVVLVVSLAACGLADKLPSSGGSTQVLARTVSVKTPERVSTVISHFTPADHRYEATGSVVIDRAPSATSAASLPRASVKPPSPSPAQTYGAPSSPVPAARASSPSASKLALTRTVSVKTPERVSNVISHFTPADHRYDATGSVVINRGSSHQASLASQAFLSGSGARSIQAAPVRSVPAPAAPAPAPAAPVRVSAPAASQLALKRTVSVKTPERVSNVISHFTPADHRYDATGSVVITRGSSAQTSSASQAFLSGSGGRKVQAAPAAPAPAAPVRVSAPAQAVFVARPAVSASASQLALKRTVSVKTPERVSNVISHFTPADHRYDATGSVVITRGSSAQTSSASQAFLSGSGARSIQAAPVRSVPAAPAPAPAAPVKVSAPAQAVFAARPAASASASQLALTRTVSVKTPERVSNVISHFTPADHRYDATGSVVITRGSSAQTSSASQAFLSGSGARSIQAAPAPAAPVRVVPVAPAPAAPVRVSAPAQAVFAARPAASASGSASQLALTRTVSVKTPERVSNVISHFTPADHRYDATGSVVITRGSSAQTSSASQAFLSGSGGRKVQAAPAPAAPVRAAPAPAPAAPVSVSAPAQAAFAARPAASASASQLALKRTVSVKTPERVSNVISHFTPADHRYDATGSVVITRGSSAQTSSASQAFLSGSGGRKVQAAPVRAAPAAPAPAAPVRAVPAPTQAVFTAQPAAAAAVAASGSGSQLDLTRTVSVKSPERASNVISHFTPAEHKYEATGSVTISKSAGGSGRLSSAGASRLSSSAFGLASGGGSGQSYASASGQASGSGYGQVSTSSTRQASASSSSQTAEFQRSQAAAAAAAAAEELQRSQAAAAAAAEFQRSQAAAAAAAAAAASRRSQAAAETAAAESRRSQEAAAAAAAASRRSQAAAAAETAAASRRSQEAAAAAAQRSQASSSSSSSSGSSQSFTYRLAAPYEGGSSVSSADLLAELEAFRADAARSGVKITQDARTRQADSTSVKVTRKDSGIALKPVEADIFAPATIFSNQGITRLADFAVSGVNNDYESEENMNYDESASITFANSLAEAEKVTRSQSSSSRPAVSLGPASHLCGFRIVREYGTAGSRTLPIPSGSILCGFGQSDGQRSAVSKAFASGASAGSDVQSLKTSGSSFSSKQESGSGSIRASSSGFSSGSGAITSGSSSSSSSQSSGFGSSSFSGSSASSGSSAFSGSAASSGSAAAFGSAAASGSAAASGSSSSSFGGAASRSGSTGSSSSGSSSRFASASGRGAEQEESDNSSEESQSSSFSSVSSSSGSSGSFGGFSSASGQRRSSSSSFSSGSTSGGSAFGSQSSAGASLSRSVSVKSPQRVSSVISHFTPAEHIYEATGSVNIDSSRRASSGPARSVFVSTAPAQPALVSFSKPAVSTAGSSQLALSRTVSVRTPERASNVISHFTPADHRYEATGSVTINRAPKVQASSSVAQVRAVPAPAPARPVSVAPKPSASQLALTRTVSVKTPERASSVISHFLPADHRYEATGSVSISRGSSSAQASSANRGVSSAPSAPASPAPRTLPQAVPARGYGPPAAQAAPRTPSASPSQLALTRTVSVKTPERASNVISHFTPADHKYEATGSVTINRSSA; encoded by the exons ATTGTGGTCCTTGTGGTTAGCTTGGCCGCCTGCGGGCTGGCGGACAAGCTGCCTTCCTCTGGGGGCTCCACTCAG GTACTCGCTCGAACAGTCAGTGTCAAAACACCAGAGAGAGTCTCGACCGTCATCTCACATTTCACCCCTGCCGACCACCGATACGAAGCAACCGGGAGTGTTGTCATTGACAGGGCTCCGTCAGCAACTTCGGCGGCAAGTTTGCCTCGGGCATCTGTCAAGCCTCCGAGTCCATCACCGGCGCAAACTTACGGCGCTCCGTCCAGTCCAGTTCCTGCAGCCAGGGCATCTTCTCCCTCAGCTTCCAAATTAGCTCTCACCCGCACCGTTTCAGTCAAGACCCCTGAGAGAGTCTCCAATGTTATCTCTCACTTCACTCCTGCAGACCACAGGTACGATGCCACTGGATCTGTCGTCATTAACAGAGGTTCGTCACATCAAGCTTCTTTAGCAAGTCAAGCATTCCTCAGCGGATCCGGTGCACGAAGTATTCAAGCTGCTCCAGTTCGATCTGTTCCTGCTCCAGCTGCCCCTGCTCCTGCTCCAGCTGCTCCAGTTCGAGTATCAGCACCTGCTGCTTCTCAGTTAGCTCTCAAGCGCACTGTCTCGGTCAAGACCCCAGAGAGAGTCTCCAATGTTATCTCTCACTTCACTCCAGCAGACCACAGGTACGATGCCACTGGATCGGTCGTCATTACAAGAGGCTCATCAGCTCAAACGTCTTCAGCAAGTCAAGCTTTCCTCAGCGGATCCGGTGGTCGAAAGGTTCAAGCTGCTCCTGCTGCCCCAGCCCCAGCTGCTCCAGTTCGTGTTTCAGCACCTGCTCAAGCCGTCTTTGTTGCTCGACCAGCTGTTTCTGCTTCTGCCTCGCAGTTAGCTCTCAAGCGCACCGTCTCAGTCAAGACCCCAGAGAGAGTCTCCAACGTTATCTCTCACTTCACTCCAGCAGACCACAGGTACGATGCCACTGGATCGGTCGTCATTACAAGAGGCTCATCAGCTCAAACTTCTTCAGCAAGTCAAGCTTTCCTCAGTGGATCCGGTGCACGAAGTATTCAAGCTGCTCCAGTTCGATCTGTTCCTGCAGCCCCTGCCCCAGCTCCAGCTGCTCCAGTTAAAGTTTCAGCACCTGCTCAAGCTGTCTTTGCTGCTCGACCTGCCGCTTCTGCTTCTGCTTCTCAATTGGCTCTCACCCGTACCGTCTCCGTCAAGACCCCAGAGAGAGTCTCAAATGTTATCTCTCACTTCACTCCAGCAGACCACAGGTACGATGCCACTGGATCTGTCGTCATTACAAGAGGCTCATCAGCTCAAACTTCTTCAGCAAGTCAAGCTTTCCTCAGTGGATCCGGTGCACGAAGTATTCAAGCTGCTCCTGCTCCAGCTGCTCCAGTTCGAGTTGTTCCTGTGGCCCCTGCCCCAGCTGCTCCAGTTCGAGTTTCAGCACCTGCTCAAGCTGTCTTTGCTGCTCGACCTGCTGCATCTGCTTCAGGATCTGCCTCTCAATTGGCTCTCACCCGTACCGTCTCCGTCAAGACCCCAGAAAGAGTCTCAAATGTTATCTCTCACTTCACTCCTGCAGACCACAGGTACGATGCCACTGGATCTGTCGTCATTACAAGAGGCTCATCAGCTCAAACTTCTTCAGCAAGTCAAGCTTTCCTAAGCGGGTCCGGTGGTCGAAAGGTTCAAGCTGCCCCTGCTCCAGCTGCTCCAGTTCGAGCTGCTCCTGCCCCAGCTCCAGCTGCTCCCGTTAGTGTTTCAGCACCCGCTCAAGCCGCCTTTGCTGCTCGACCTGCTGCTTCTGCTTCTGCCTCTCAGTTGGCTCTCAAACGCACCGTCTCCGTCAAGACCCCGGAGAGAGTCTCCAATGTTATCTCTCACTTCACTCCTGCAGACCACAGGTACGATGCCACTGGATCTGTCGTCATTACAAGAGGCTCATCAGCTCAAACTTCTTCAGCAAGTCAAGCTTTCCTCAGCGGATCCGGTGGTCGAAAGGTTCAAGCTGCTCCAGTTCGAGCTGCTCCTGCTGCCCCAGCTCCAGCTGCTCCAGTTCGAGCTGTTCCAGCTCCTACTCAAGCCGTTTTTACTGCccaacctgctgctgctgctgctgttgctgcttcagGTTCTGGTTCTCAATTGGATCTCACCCGAACTGTTTCTGTCAAATCGCCAGAGAGGGCCTCCAATGTTATCTCGCACTTCACTCCTGCAGAACATAAGTACGAGGCCACTGGATCTGTCACTATTTCCAAATCCGCAGGTGGATCTGGTCGACTGTCATCTGCAGGTGCTTCCAGGCTCTCATCTAGTGCCTTTGGCCTAGCATCAGGGGGTGGCAGCGGTCAATCGTATGCTAGTGCCAGTGGGCAAGCATCAGGCAGTGGCTATGGACAGGTGTCAACTAGCTCAACCAGACAAGCATCAGCCTCATCTTCATCTCAGACAGCAGAATTTCAACGCTCgcaggcggcagcagcagcagcagcagcagcagaagaattACAACGTTCCCAGGCAgctgcagctgcagcagcagaatTTCAACGctcccaggcagcagcagcagcagcagcagcggcagcagcatctAGGCGTTCTCAGGCcgcagcagaaacagcagcagcagaatcCAGGCGATCTCAggaagcagcagcggcagcagcagcagcatccagGCGTtctcaggcagcagcagcagcagaaacagcagcagcatccaGGCGGtctcaggaagcagcagcagcagcagcccaacGTTCTCAggcgtcatcatcatcatcttcatccTCGGGATCATCTCAGTCCTTCACATACCGTCTAGCCGCTCCGTATGAGGGAGGAAGCTCCGTTTCTTCGGCTGACCTGTTGGCCGAGTTGGAGGCGTTCAGAGCCGATGCAGCTAGATCCGGCGTTAAAATTACTCAGGATGCCCGAACAAGACAAGCTGACAGTACAAGC GTGAAGGTGACCCGCAAGGACTCTGGTATCGCCCTCAAGCCCGTCGAAGCAGACATCTTTGCTCCAGCAACGATCTTCTCGAACCAGGGTATCACCCGACTTGCTGACTTCGCAGTTTCCGGAGTCAACaacgattacgaatccgaagaaaACATGAACTATGATGAGAGTGCATCGATCACTTTTGCCAACTCTTTGGCAGAGGCTGAGAAAGTTACGAGGTCACAGTCTTCGTCGTCCAGGCCAGCAGTTTCTCTAGGCCCTGCTAGTCACTTGTGCGGCTTCCGAATTGTTCGTGAATATGGCACTGCCGGCTCACGCACTCTCCCGATACCTTCAGGCTCAATTCTATGCGGCTTCGGTCAGTCGGATGGTCAACGCTCTGCTGTATCCAAAGCATTTGCTAGTGGAGCCTCCgctggctctgatgttcagagctTGAAGACTTCAGGGAGCAGCTTCTCTTCAAAACAAGAATCAGGTTCGGGGTCCATCCGTGCTTCATCTAGTGGTTTCTCTTCTGGATCTGGTGCCATTACATCTGGATCTTCAAGTTCTTCATCTTCTCAGTCATCTGGATTTGGATCAAGTAGCTTCTCGGGATCATCAGCATCTTCTGGATCTTCAGCCTTCTCTGGCTCTGCAGCATCTTCTGGCTCTGCCGCGGCTTTTGGCTCTGCCGCTGCTTCTGGCTCTGCAGCTGCTTCTGGCTCCTCCTCCAGCAGTTTTGGTGGAGCTGCAAGTAGATCAGGCTCGACTGGGTCTTCATCAAGTGGCTCATCCTCTAGATTCGCAAGCGCATCTGGCCGTGGAGCTGAACAAGAAGAATCCGATAATTCATCTGAAGAAAGCCAGAGCTCGTCATTTAGCAGCGTATCCTCAAGTTCTGGATCCTCTGGTTCATTCGGTGGATTCTCCTCTGCGTCAGGCCAACGAAGATCATCATCTAGCAGCTTCTCCTCAGGATCTACCAGCGGAGGATCAGCATTTGGCAGTCAATCGTCAGCTGGTGCGTCTCTCTCACGCTCTGTTTCAGTCAAATCCCCTCAACGAGTGTCAAGTGTGATCTCACACTTCACTCCCGCTGAACATATTTATGAAGCAACTGGAAGCGTTAATATCGACTCTTCAAGACGGGCATCCAGTGGACCCGCGAGGTCTGTCTTTGTGTCCACGGCACCTGCACAGCCTGCCCTTGTCTCCTTCAGCAAACCAGCCGTTTCAACTGCTGGGTCATCTCAGTTGGCACTTTCCCGTACGGTCTCTGTCAGAACGCCCGAAAGAGCCTCCAATGTTATATCACATTTTACTCCTGCTGACCACAGATACGAGGCCACCGGATCTGTCACAATCAACAGAGCGCCTAAAGTCCAGGCTTCCTCTAGTGTGGCCCAGGTCCGCGCTGTACCTGCTCCAGCACCTGCCAGACCAGTTTCTGTAGCCCCGAAACCTTCTGCGTCTCAACTGGCGCTCACTCGCACCGTCTCCGTCAAGACCCCGGAGAGAGCCTCCAGTGTTATCTCTCACTTCCTTCCCGCGGACCACAGGTACGAGGCCACTGGATCCGTCAGCATTAGCAGAGGCTCCTCGTCAGCTCAAGCTTCTTCAGCAAATCGTGGTGTCTCAAGCGCACCAAGCGCCCCAGCTTCACCCGCACCACGTACCCTACCTCAGGCGGTTCCAGCTCGTGGGTACGGTCCTCCTGCCGCCCAAGCTGCTCCACGTACCCCTTCTGCATCCCCCTCCCAGTTGGCTCTCACTCGCACAGTCTCTGTCAAGACCCCGGAGAGAGCCTCCAATGTTATCTCTCACTTTACTCCAGCAGACCACAAGTACGAAGCCACTGGATCCGTCACCATCAACAGGTCATCGGCTTAA
- the LOC123745804 gene encoding pneumococcal serine-rich repeat protein isoform X1, with protein sequence MRIQIVVLVVSLAACGLADKLPSSGGSTQVLARTVSVKTPERVSTVISHFTPADHRYEATGSVVIDRAPSATSAASLPRASVKPPSPSPAQTYGAPSSPVPAARASSPSASKLALTRTVSVKTPERVSNVISHFTPADHRYDATGSVVINRGSSHQASLASQAFLSGSGARSIQAAPVRSVPAPAAPAPAPAAPVRVSAPAASQLALKRTVSVKTPERVSNVISHFTPADHRYDATGSVVITRGSSAQTSSASQAFLSGSGGRKVQAAPAAPAPAAPVRVSAPAQAVFVARPAVSASASQLALKRTVSVKTPERVSNVISHFTPADHRYDATGSVVITRGSSAQTSSASQAFLSGSGARSIQAAPVRSVPAAPAPAPAAPVKVSAPAQAVFAARPAASASASQLALTRTVSVKTPERVSNVISHFTPADHRYDATGSVVITRGSSAQTSSASQAFLSGSGARSIQAAPAPAAPVRVVPVAPAPAAPVRVSAPAQAVFAARPAASASGSASQLALTRTVSVKTPERVSNVISHFTPADHRYDATGSVVITRGSSAQTSSASQAFLSGSGGRKVQAAPAPAAPVRAAPAPAPAAPVSVSAPAQAAFAARPAASASASQLALKRTVSVKTPERVSNVISHFTPADHRYDATGSVVITRGSSAQTSSASQAFLSGSGGRKVQAAPVRAAPAAPAPAAPVRAVPAPTQAVFTAQPAAAAAVAASGSGSQLDLTRTVSVKSPERASNVISHFTPAEHKYEATGSVTISKSAGGSGRLSSAGASRLSSSAFGLASGGGSGQSYASASGQASGSGYGQVSTSSTRQASASSSSQTAEFQRSQAAAAAAAAAEELQRSQAAAAAAAEFQRSQAAAAAAAAAAASRRSQAAAETAAAESRRSQEAAAAAAAASRRSQAAAAAETAAASRRSQEAAAAAAQRSQASSSSSSSSGSSQSFTYRLAAPYEGGSSVSSADLLAELEAFRADAARSGVKITQDARTRQADSTSGSDPYSFSVRVEDHDTTNYQSRDEWVGADGITYGWYTVLLPDAYLYNYSYIAHPVKGYQVKVTRKDSGIALKPVEADIFAPATIFSNQGITRLADFAVSGVNNDYESEENMNYDESASITFANSLAEAEKVTRSQSSSSRPAVSLGPASHLCGFRIVREYGTAGSRTLPIPSGSILCGFGQSDGQRSAVSKAFASGASAGSDVQSLKTSGSSFSSKQESGSGSIRASSSGFSSGSGAITSGSSSSSSSQSSGFGSSSFSGSSASSGSSAFSGSAASSGSAAAFGSAAASGSAAASGSSSSSFGGAASRSGSTGSSSSGSSSRFASASGRGAEQEESDNSSEESQSSSFSSVSSSSGSSGSFGGFSSASGQRRSSSSSFSSGSTSGGSAFGSQSSAGASLSRSVSVKSPQRVSSVISHFTPAEHIYEATGSVNIDSSRRASSGPARSVFVSTAPAQPALVSFSKPAVSTAGSSQLALSRTVSVRTPERASNVISHFTPADHRYEATGSVTINRAPKVQASSSVAQVRAVPAPAPARPVSVAPKPSASQLALTRTVSVKTPERASSVISHFLPADHRYEATGSVSISRGSSSAQASSANRGVSSAPSAPASPAPRTLPQAVPARGYGPPAAQAAPRTPSASPSQLALTRTVSVKTPERASNVISHFTPADHKYEATGSVTINRSSA encoded by the exons ATTGTGGTCCTTGTGGTTAGCTTGGCCGCCTGCGGGCTGGCGGACAAGCTGCCTTCCTCTGGGGGCTCCACTCAG GTACTCGCTCGAACAGTCAGTGTCAAAACACCAGAGAGAGTCTCGACCGTCATCTCACATTTCACCCCTGCCGACCACCGATACGAAGCAACCGGGAGTGTTGTCATTGACAGGGCTCCGTCAGCAACTTCGGCGGCAAGTTTGCCTCGGGCATCTGTCAAGCCTCCGAGTCCATCACCGGCGCAAACTTACGGCGCTCCGTCCAGTCCAGTTCCTGCAGCCAGGGCATCTTCTCCCTCAGCTTCCAAATTAGCTCTCACCCGCACCGTTTCAGTCAAGACCCCTGAGAGAGTCTCCAATGTTATCTCTCACTTCACTCCTGCAGACCACAGGTACGATGCCACTGGATCTGTCGTCATTAACAGAGGTTCGTCACATCAAGCTTCTTTAGCAAGTCAAGCATTCCTCAGCGGATCCGGTGCACGAAGTATTCAAGCTGCTCCAGTTCGATCTGTTCCTGCTCCAGCTGCCCCTGCTCCTGCTCCAGCTGCTCCAGTTCGAGTATCAGCACCTGCTGCTTCTCAGTTAGCTCTCAAGCGCACTGTCTCGGTCAAGACCCCAGAGAGAGTCTCCAATGTTATCTCTCACTTCACTCCAGCAGACCACAGGTACGATGCCACTGGATCGGTCGTCATTACAAGAGGCTCATCAGCTCAAACGTCTTCAGCAAGTCAAGCTTTCCTCAGCGGATCCGGTGGTCGAAAGGTTCAAGCTGCTCCTGCTGCCCCAGCCCCAGCTGCTCCAGTTCGTGTTTCAGCACCTGCTCAAGCCGTCTTTGTTGCTCGACCAGCTGTTTCTGCTTCTGCCTCGCAGTTAGCTCTCAAGCGCACCGTCTCAGTCAAGACCCCAGAGAGAGTCTCCAACGTTATCTCTCACTTCACTCCAGCAGACCACAGGTACGATGCCACTGGATCGGTCGTCATTACAAGAGGCTCATCAGCTCAAACTTCTTCAGCAAGTCAAGCTTTCCTCAGTGGATCCGGTGCACGAAGTATTCAAGCTGCTCCAGTTCGATCTGTTCCTGCAGCCCCTGCCCCAGCTCCAGCTGCTCCAGTTAAAGTTTCAGCACCTGCTCAAGCTGTCTTTGCTGCTCGACCTGCCGCTTCTGCTTCTGCTTCTCAATTGGCTCTCACCCGTACCGTCTCCGTCAAGACCCCAGAGAGAGTCTCAAATGTTATCTCTCACTTCACTCCAGCAGACCACAGGTACGATGCCACTGGATCTGTCGTCATTACAAGAGGCTCATCAGCTCAAACTTCTTCAGCAAGTCAAGCTTTCCTCAGTGGATCCGGTGCACGAAGTATTCAAGCTGCTCCTGCTCCAGCTGCTCCAGTTCGAGTTGTTCCTGTGGCCCCTGCCCCAGCTGCTCCAGTTCGAGTTTCAGCACCTGCTCAAGCTGTCTTTGCTGCTCGACCTGCTGCATCTGCTTCAGGATCTGCCTCTCAATTGGCTCTCACCCGTACCGTCTCCGTCAAGACCCCAGAAAGAGTCTCAAATGTTATCTCTCACTTCACTCCTGCAGACCACAGGTACGATGCCACTGGATCTGTCGTCATTACAAGAGGCTCATCAGCTCAAACTTCTTCAGCAAGTCAAGCTTTCCTAAGCGGGTCCGGTGGTCGAAAGGTTCAAGCTGCCCCTGCTCCAGCTGCTCCAGTTCGAGCTGCTCCTGCCCCAGCTCCAGCTGCTCCCGTTAGTGTTTCAGCACCCGCTCAAGCCGCCTTTGCTGCTCGACCTGCTGCTTCTGCTTCTGCCTCTCAGTTGGCTCTCAAACGCACCGTCTCCGTCAAGACCCCGGAGAGAGTCTCCAATGTTATCTCTCACTTCACTCCTGCAGACCACAGGTACGATGCCACTGGATCTGTCGTCATTACAAGAGGCTCATCAGCTCAAACTTCTTCAGCAAGTCAAGCTTTCCTCAGCGGATCCGGTGGTCGAAAGGTTCAAGCTGCTCCAGTTCGAGCTGCTCCTGCTGCCCCAGCTCCAGCTGCTCCAGTTCGAGCTGTTCCAGCTCCTACTCAAGCCGTTTTTACTGCccaacctgctgctgctgctgctgttgctgcttcagGTTCTGGTTCTCAATTGGATCTCACCCGAACTGTTTCTGTCAAATCGCCAGAGAGGGCCTCCAATGTTATCTCGCACTTCACTCCTGCAGAACATAAGTACGAGGCCACTGGATCTGTCACTATTTCCAAATCCGCAGGTGGATCTGGTCGACTGTCATCTGCAGGTGCTTCCAGGCTCTCATCTAGTGCCTTTGGCCTAGCATCAGGGGGTGGCAGCGGTCAATCGTATGCTAGTGCCAGTGGGCAAGCATCAGGCAGTGGCTATGGACAGGTGTCAACTAGCTCAACCAGACAAGCATCAGCCTCATCTTCATCTCAGACAGCAGAATTTCAACGCTCgcaggcggcagcagcagcagcagcagcagcagaagaattACAACGTTCCCAGGCAgctgcagctgcagcagcagaatTTCAACGctcccaggcagcagcagcagcagcagcagcggcagcagcatctAGGCGTTCTCAGGCcgcagcagaaacagcagcagcagaatcCAGGCGATCTCAggaagcagcagcggcagcagcagcagcatccagGCGTtctcaggcagcagcagcagcagaaacagcagcagcatccaGGCGGtctcaggaagcagcagcagcagcagcccaacGTTCTCAggcgtcatcatcatcatcttcatccTCGGGATCATCTCAGTCCTTCACATACCGTCTAGCCGCTCCGTATGAGGGAGGAAGCTCCGTTTCTTCGGCTGACCTGTTGGCCGAGTTGGAGGCGTTCAGAGCCGATGCAGCTAGATCCGGCGTTAAAATTACTCAGGATGCCCGAACAAGACAAGCTGACAGTACAAGC GGCTCAGACCCATACAGCTTCAGCGTGCGAGTGGAGGATCACGACACCACAAATTACCAGAGTCGAGATGAGTGGGTGGGAGCTGATGGCATTACCTATGGCTGGTACACTGTCTTGCTCCCTGACGCCTACTTATACAACTACTCCTACATTGCTCACCCTGTTAAAGGCTACCAG GTGAAGGTGACCCGCAAGGACTCTGGTATCGCCCTCAAGCCCGTCGAAGCAGACATCTTTGCTCCAGCAACGATCTTCTCGAACCAGGGTATCACCCGACTTGCTGACTTCGCAGTTTCCGGAGTCAACaacgattacgaatccgaagaaaACATGAACTATGATGAGAGTGCATCGATCACTTTTGCCAACTCTTTGGCAGAGGCTGAGAAAGTTACGAGGTCACAGTCTTCGTCGTCCAGGCCAGCAGTTTCTCTAGGCCCTGCTAGTCACTTGTGCGGCTTCCGAATTGTTCGTGAATATGGCACTGCCGGCTCACGCACTCTCCCGATACCTTCAGGCTCAATTCTATGCGGCTTCGGTCAGTCGGATGGTCAACGCTCTGCTGTATCCAAAGCATTTGCTAGTGGAGCCTCCgctggctctgatgttcagagctTGAAGACTTCAGGGAGCAGCTTCTCTTCAAAACAAGAATCAGGTTCGGGGTCCATCCGTGCTTCATCTAGTGGTTTCTCTTCTGGATCTGGTGCCATTACATCTGGATCTTCAAGTTCTTCATCTTCTCAGTCATCTGGATTTGGATCAAGTAGCTTCTCGGGATCATCAGCATCTTCTGGATCTTCAGCCTTCTCTGGCTCTGCAGCATCTTCTGGCTCTGCCGCGGCTTTTGGCTCTGCCGCTGCTTCTGGCTCTGCAGCTGCTTCTGGCTCCTCCTCCAGCAGTTTTGGTGGAGCTGCAAGTAGATCAGGCTCGACTGGGTCTTCATCAAGTGGCTCATCCTCTAGATTCGCAAGCGCATCTGGCCGTGGAGCTGAACAAGAAGAATCCGATAATTCATCTGAAGAAAGCCAGAGCTCGTCATTTAGCAGCGTATCCTCAAGTTCTGGATCCTCTGGTTCATTCGGTGGATTCTCCTCTGCGTCAGGCCAACGAAGATCATCATCTAGCAGCTTCTCCTCAGGATCTACCAGCGGAGGATCAGCATTTGGCAGTCAATCGTCAGCTGGTGCGTCTCTCTCACGCTCTGTTTCAGTCAAATCCCCTCAACGAGTGTCAAGTGTGATCTCACACTTCACTCCCGCTGAACATATTTATGAAGCAACTGGAAGCGTTAATATCGACTCTTCAAGACGGGCATCCAGTGGACCCGCGAGGTCTGTCTTTGTGTCCACGGCACCTGCACAGCCTGCCCTTGTCTCCTTCAGCAAACCAGCCGTTTCAACTGCTGGGTCATCTCAGTTGGCACTTTCCCGTACGGTCTCTGTCAGAACGCCCGAAAGAGCCTCCAATGTTATATCACATTTTACTCCTGCTGACCACAGATACGAGGCCACCGGATCTGTCACAATCAACAGAGCGCCTAAAGTCCAGGCTTCCTCTAGTGTGGCCCAGGTCCGCGCTGTACCTGCTCCAGCACCTGCCAGACCAGTTTCTGTAGCCCCGAAACCTTCTGCGTCTCAACTGGCGCTCACTCGCACCGTCTCCGTCAAGACCCCGGAGAGAGCCTCCAGTGTTATCTCTCACTTCCTTCCCGCGGACCACAGGTACGAGGCCACTGGATCCGTCAGCATTAGCAGAGGCTCCTCGTCAGCTCAAGCTTCTTCAGCAAATCGTGGTGTCTCAAGCGCACCAAGCGCCCCAGCTTCACCCGCACCACGTACCCTACCTCAGGCGGTTCCAGCTCGTGGGTACGGTCCTCCTGCCGCCCAAGCTGCTCCACGTACCCCTTCTGCATCCCCCTCCCAGTTGGCTCTCACTCGCACAGTCTCTGTCAAGACCCCGGAGAGAGCCTCCAATGTTATCTCTCACTTTACTCCAGCAGACCACAAGTACGAAGCCACTGGATCCGTCACCATCAACAGGTCATCGGCTTAA